In a genomic window of Tachysurus vachellii isolate PV-2020 chromosome 13, HZAU_Pvac_v1, whole genome shotgun sequence:
- the fhdc2 gene encoding protein diaphanous homolog 3 — protein MYLHLHVDSTEAQAFHGKLPRSANSQEVTAMDVVPIPPPLLPPPPPPPPPPPPPAQVPSISRRGSVQKQRLRNLNWERIPKERVEGRQNVWSGALTAGEDDDFPIDLRSLDELFSQKEARKTEGTDNFRHSLRRCRSPQKTGNEKVSLLDPKRSMNVGIFLRQFKIAANEIVADVRQGDGERYGAEKLSELCKLLPDAEEEAQLKRFNRDRSLLREPDLFMLLLVEVRNVRLRLDAMILQQEFDPAVTSLCVAARCLGEAARELLNCHKLHSILRLVLRAGNYMNAGGYAGNAAGFRIASLLKLADTKANKPGVDLLHFVAMEAVKKDEDLLTFPSQLSHVSTASRLSEETVLEDLSRLHSRVETLRVSVQTDSELEQQMRPFIETAKVRLLEAEEEVESLRKTSQALVEFFCEDESSFKLEEACHVFHCFCLRFQRAVRENADRELQEQRREERQRENLEKRRSLAVCSGSELDDLERTLERNLSYTWSRRSLRRQPQRFHSFQDKSLEPSSLQSKDLQQPLKSEDNSKNSQLMRHSLKECVKTVNGLNKIEMDSILLEECVLQSVVDGNMAATPDTTATIQQEREMNTSPVMGLNFNKVMKVETQVNKTSEMVKQVKTDTVLETDCIKASTQESDGVAIQANAKISQGSGHLEILPQLAQEAGPISPERERQYPWVGETLECHTLVKGLHSYEALSPTGQRAAPSHCSKWKKEMGAEERDGASLPQSKDAPKTLNKCPSKRGLASQFGPCNSSGIPRARSKPEPSLSEGSATPRGSRLTSTRSVSMRSPIVTRPRSIQVELKRSISTRDKAISHSDRMVKQNCQPPEKPSPEHKTLPSSHQQLVRGSPLRVSKWFAPHTESQSPCQAHTIQSPTAASNTKAVRTAVINAAKAKSAKNADTASSKAAAGSRTAGPKIPRPATQPMWR, from the exons ATGTACCTTCACCTCCACGTGGATTCCACAGAGGCTCAAGCTTTTCATGGAAAACTGCCTAGAAGTGCCAATAGCCAGGAAGTAACAGCCATGGATGTTGTTCCCATCCCTCCACCTCTGCTTccccctccacctccacctcctccacctccaccacctcctGCTCAGGTCCCTTCCATCAGCCGGCGTGGCTCTGTGCAAAAGCAGCGGCTTCGCAACCTGAACTGGGAGCGAATTCCTAAGGAGCGGGTGGAAGGACGTCAGAATGTGTGGAGTGGCGCGCTGACTGCTGGAGAAGACGATGACTTCCCTATTGACCTACGCTCGCTGGATGAGTTGTTTAGTCAGAAGGAGGCACGGAAAACGGAGGGAACTGACAATTTCAGGCACAGCCTGCGCCGTTGCAGGTCCCCGCAGAAAACAGGCAATGAGAAG GTTTCTCTACTTGATCCAAAGCGCAGCATGAATGTTGGGATTTTCCTCCGCCAGTTCAAAAT TGCAGCAAATGAGATTGTGGCGGATGTGAGGCAGGGGGACGGGGAGCGTTACGGTGCAGAAAAACTGTCTGAGCTCTGCAAACTGCTGCCTGATGCTGAAGAG GAAGCACAGCTGAAACGATTTAACCGTGACCGTAGTTTGCTCAGAGAGCCAGACCTCTTCATGCTCTTACTCGTCGAAGTACGAAA TGTTCGCCTGCGTCTAGATGCCATGATCCTGCAGCAGGAGTTCGACCCCGCAGTGACCTCTCTGTGTGTGGCGGCCAGATGTCTGGGGGAGGCAGCTCGAG AGCTTCTGAATTGCCACAAGCTTCACTCTATCCTCCGTCTGGTGCTGAGGGCAGGGAACTACATGAATGCT GGAGGCTACGCAGGGAACGCAGCCGGCTTTCGGATCGCCTCACTGCTCAAATTGGCTGACACCAAAGCCAATAAACCAGGCGTGGACCTCCTACATTTTGTTGCCATG GAGGCTGTGAAGAAAGATGAGGATCTACTGACGTTTCCCAGCCAGCTGAGTCATGTCAGTACAGCATCAAG GCTGTCAGAGGAGACCGTGTTGGAGGATCTGTCCCGCTTACACAGTAGAGTGGAGACACTGAGAGTCAGTGTGCAGACAGATTCAGAGCTTGAACAGCAGATGAGACCGTTCATCGAG ACCGCAAAAGTGAGGCTTTTGGAAGCTGAAGAAGAGGTAGAAAGCTTGCGTAAGACCAGCCAGGCCTTGGTGGAATTCTTCTGTGAAGATGAGAGCTCCTTCAAGCTGGAGGAAGCCTGTCATGTCTTTCACTGCTTCTGCCTTCGCTTCCAAAGAGCTGTGCGA GAGAACGCTGATCGCGAGCTGCAGGAGCAGAGGCGTGAAGAACGGCAGCGGGAGAACCTGGAGAAGCGGCGTTCACTGGCAGTCTGTAGTGGCTCTGAGCTTGATGACCTGGAGCGCACTCTTGAGAGAAACTTGAGCTACACCTGGAGCCGGCGCAGCCTTCGACGACAGCCGCAACGCTTTCACAGTTTTCAGGACAAGAGCTTGGAGCCCAGTTCCCTTCAGAGCAAAGACCTACAACAGCCCCTCAAGTCAGAGGACAACAGTAAAAATTCCCAGCTTATGAGACATTCGTTGAAGGAATGTGTAAAAACAGTAAATGGTTTGAACAAAATTGAAATGGATTCTATATTGTTAGAGGAATGTGTGTTGCAATCCGTCGTCGATGGAAATATGGCAGCTACGCCTGACACGACTGCTACAATACagcaagagagggagatgaACACGTCGCCAGTTATGGGATTAAACTTTAACAAGGTAATGAAAGTTGAAACGCAGGTTAACAAAACCTCTGAAATGGTAAAGCAAGTAAAGACGGACACAGTTCTAGAAACCGACTGTATTAAAGCTAGCACCCAGGAATCTGACGGAGTGGCCATTCAGGCCAATGCCAAGATCTCACAGGGATCCGGTCATCTAGAAATCTTGCCCCAGTTGGCGCAGGAAGCTGGGCCGATCAGcccagagagagagcgacagtaCCCATGGGTGGGTGAGACCTTGGAATGCCATACTCTAGTGAAGGGTCTGCACTCATATGAAGCTCTGTCACCCACTGGACAAAGGGCAGCACCAAGCCATTGctcaaaatggaaaaaagagatGGGGGCTGAAGAGAGAGATGGTGCAAGCTTGCCACAATCTAAGGATGCTCCCAAAACACTCAACAAATGTCCCTCTAAAAGAGGACTGGCCTCACAATTCGGGCCTTGTAACAGCTCCGGTATTCCTAGAGCACGTTCCAAGCCTGAGCCAAGTTTGTCCGAGGGATCAGCAACTCCCCGTGGATCACGTTTAACCTCTACTCGCTCCGTCTCCATGCGCTCTCCAATAGTCACAAGGCCCCGCAGTATCCAGGTTGAGTTGAAGCGCAGCATCAGCACAAGGGATAAAGCAATTTCCCATTCTGACAGAATGGTGAAGCAGAACTGCCAACCTCCTGAAAAACCCAGCCCAGAGCACAAGACACTTCCCAGCAGTCACCAGCAGTTAGTTCGGGGTTCACCCTTGCGTGTTTCAAAGTGGTTCGCGCCCCATACAGAATCCCAAAGCCCATGTCAGGCTCACACCATCCAGAGTCCAACTGCAGCTAGTAACACAAAGGCTGTCCGGACTGCAGTAATCAATGCAGCCAAAGCCAAATCAGCCAAGAATGCAGACACAGCATCCTCTAAGGCAGCAGCAGGTTCAAGAACTGCTGGCCCTAAAATCCCACGACCTGCCACTCAACCCATGTGGCGATGA
- the slbp gene encoding histone RNA hairpin-binding protein — MSYHHKHGNDYTTGESRNKGPRWSHCRKRDAEGNVRRSHDESETNTSDRRGSNRPECFTTPESAGPVSRIRDWAEEVENNEMRTNVRRDIERYRRRILTGDIVQRERKTSSGSSDSRDSRDSPVPGDIETDEAVLLRRQKQINYGKNTLAYDRYIKEVPKHLRKPGVHPRTPNKFKKYSRRSWDQQIKLWKVKLHAWDPPAEEGSDLQAVDLGEVMDFELDFDPEPEALSSKTSTSVSELSGTPHKMMKIDEAEMA, encoded by the exons ATGTCTTATCACCACAAACACGGCAATGACTACACGACTGGAGAAAGCAG GAACAAAGGGCCAAGATGGTCTCATTGCAGGAAACGGGATGCTGAAGGGAACGTACGAAGATCACATGATGAGTCTGAGACCAACACTTCAGACAGAAGAGGATCGAACAGGCCTGAATG TTTTACAACTCCAGAGAGTGCAGGTCCAGTGTCGAGAATAAGAGACTGGGCAGAGGAGGTGGAGAATAATGAAATGCGCACTAATGTTCGTCGAGACATAGAGCG TTACAGACGGCGAATACTGACTGGTGATATTGTtcaaagagagaggaaaacgTCATCTGGAAG TTCAGACTCCAGAGATTCCAGAGACTCCCCTGTTCCTGGGGACATCGAGACTGATGAGGCTGTACTGTTGAGAAGACAAAAGCAGATTAACTATGGAAAGAACACTCTGGCCTATGACAGATACATTAAAGAAGTGCCGAA GCACTTGAGAAAACCTGGGGTTCATCCACGAACTCCAAACAAATTTAAGAAATACAGTCGTCGCTCCTGGGACCAGCAGATAAAACTGTGGAAAGTCAAACTTCATGCATGGGACCCACCTGCTGAAGAAGGCAGTGATCTTCAAGCAGt AGATTTGGGTGAGGTCATGGACTTTGAGCTGGACTTTGATCCTGAACCAGAAGCATTGAGCTCTAAAACTAGCACATCAGtctctgag ctCTCAGGAACCCCCCATAAGATGATGAAGATAGATGAAGCTGAGATGGCTTAA